In Musa acuminata AAA Group cultivar baxijiao chromosome BXJ3-11, Cavendish_Baxijiao_AAA, whole genome shotgun sequence, one DNA window encodes the following:
- the LOC135652344 gene encoding uncharacterized protein LOC135652344 → MSKPVVVAYLLLAVAILLLLSFSRAPHMASRHPRSRRLAHPHHVAFDPLLVQIERRAEERGLLDVETFKRKLDDIWARQDWSKMAEEIGILDEYFGEDGRLNLTERLAYLFPLLDRLPQDGGISRYELEVWNHRQALDRLIYHTERKMKLHDHDGDGAVTLPEFLSYLPDEETARNSKEHGEPGWWKEQFSNADRDGNGFLSAFEFNDFLHPEDSTNPKIQLWLLKEKLREMDENKDGKLSFVEFGGRAQEIYQTYTEFEEDDLRHHELNVEDEFRKLDINRDRFLTAEELKPIIHRLYPGELSQSKYYTKYLMHKADDDGDGKLTLEEMLHHQYAFYSTVFEEQQVDDYDDYDYHDELRR, encoded by the exons ATGTCGAAGCCGGTGGTCGTCGCCTATCTTCTTCTAGCCGtcgccatcctcctcctcctctccttctccagAGCACCGCACATGGCCTCCAGGCATCCGCGCAGTCGCCGGCTAGCCCACCCCCACCACGTCGCCTTCGACCCTCTCCTCGTCCAGATCGAGCGCCGGGCCGAGGAGCGCGGCCTGCTCGACGTCGAGACCTTCAAGCGGAAGCTGGACGACATCTGGGCGAGGCAGGATTGGAGCAAGATGGCGGAGGAGATCGGCATCCTCGATGAGTACTTCGGCGAGGACGGCCGGCTTAACCTGACGGAGAGATTGGCGTATCTTTTCCCGTTGTTAGATAGGTTACCGCAGGACGGGGGAATAAGCCGCTACGAGCTCGAGGTCTGGAATCATAGGCAGGCGTTGGACCGGCTGATCTACCACACCGAGCGGAAGATGAAGCTCCACGATCACGACGGAGATGGCGCCGTAACGCTTCCAGAGTTCCTGTCGTATCTCCCAGACGAAGAAACAG CAAGGAACAGCAAGGAACATGGGGAACCTGGGTGGTGGAAGGAGCAGTTCTCTAATGCAGATAGGGATGGCAATGGCTTTCTCAGTGCATTCGAATTCAATGA TTTCTTACATCCCGAAGACAGCACCAACCCAAAGATACAGCTATGGCTGCTGAAGGAGAAACTAAG GGAAATGGATGAGAACAAAGATGGGAAGTTAAGCTTCGTGGAATTTGGCGGTAGAGCGCAGGAAATATATCAAACTTACACCGAGTTTGAAGAAGATGACCTCCGACACCATGAACTCAACGTTGAGGATGAGTTCAGAAAGCTTGATATCAACAGAGACAG ATTTCTGACAGCTGAAGAACTGAAGCCTATCATCCATCGACTCTACCCCGGAGAGCTTTCCCAATCTAAATATTATACCAAGTACTTGATGCATAAG GCCGATGACGATGGAGATGGCAAGTTGACGCTGGAGGAGATGCTGCACCACCAGTATGCCTTCTACAGCACCGTCTTTGAGGAACAGCAGGTTGACGACTACGACGACTATGATTACCATGACGAGCTCCGGCGATGA